One segment of Anopheles stephensi strain Indian chromosome 3, UCI_ANSTEP_V1.0, whole genome shotgun sequence DNA contains the following:
- the LOC118509978 gene encoding larval cuticle protein A2B-like: MYSKVIVVLALIAAVSTQSYYGHQQQYHHEEEHHGPVHYEYHYDVHDDHTGDVHGQKEARKDDSTQGEYYLIDADGHKRTVTYHVEGKSGFIAEVHREPIKGYQAPQPQYHHQPQYHQQAPAHQNYHY; this comes from the exons ATGTATTCCAAG GTCATCGTTGTTCTTGCTCTTATCGCCGCCGTCAGTACCCAGTCTTACTACGGACATCAGCAACAGTACCACCATGAGGAAGAGCACCACGGACCAGTGCACTACGAATATCACTACGATGTGCACGATGATCACACTGGCGATGTCCACGGACAGAAGGAGGCCCGCAAGGACGACTCTACCCAGGGCGAGTACTACCTGATCGATGCCGATGGCCACAAGCGTACCGTTACGTACCACGTTGAGGGTAAGAGCGGATTCATCGCTGAGGTGCACCGTGAGCCGATCAAGGGATACCAGGCTCCCCAGCCACAGTACCATCACCAGCCTCAATACCATCAGCAGGCTCCCGCGCATCAAAATTATCATTACTAG
- the LOC118511168 gene encoding larval cuticle protein A2B-like, protein MYSKIILLLALMAAVSAQSYYGHQQQYHHEEEHHGPVHYEYHYDVHDDHTGDVHGQKEARKDDSTQGEYYLIDADGHKRTVTYHVEGKSGFIAEVHREPIKGYQAPQPQHHHQPQYHQQAPAHQNYHY, encoded by the exons ATGTACTCCAAG ATCATCCTTCTTCTCGCTCTTATGGCCGCCGTCAGTGCCCAGTCTTACTATGGACATCAGCAACAGTACCACCACGAGGAAGAGCATCACGGACCAGTGCACTACGAGTATCACTACGATGTGCATGATGATCACACGGGTGACGTCCACGGACAGAAGGAGGCCCGTAAGGACGACTCTACCCAGGGCGAGTACTACCTGATCGATGCCGATGGCCACAAGCGCACCGTCACGTACCACGTTGAGGGTAAGAGCGGATTCATCGCTGAAGTGCACCGTGAACCGATCAAGGGATACCAGGCTCCTCAGCcacagcaccatcaccagccaCAATACCATCAGCAGGCTCCAGCCCACCAAAATTATCATTACTAG
- the LOC118511172 gene encoding larval cuticle protein A2B-like isoform X2 has protein sequence MYSKIILVLALVAAVSAQSYYGHQQHYHHEEEHHGPVHYEYHYDVHDDHTGDVHGQKEDRKDDSTQGEYYLIDADGHKRTVTYHVEGKSGFIAEVHREPIKGYQAPQPQYHQQAPAHQNYHY, from the exons ATGTACTCCAAG ATCATCCTTGTTCTTGCGCTTGTCGCCGCCGTCAGTGCCCAGTCTTACTACGGACATCAGCAACA CTACCACCATGAGGAAGAGCACCACGGACCAGTGCACTACGAGTATCACTACGATGTGCATGATGATCACACGGGTGACGTCCATGGACAGAAGGAGGACCGCAAGGACGACTCTACCCAGGGCGAGTACTACCTGATCGATGCCGATGGCCACAAGCGTACCGTTACGTACCACGTTGAGGGTAAGAGCGGATTCATCGCTGAGGTGCACCGTGAGCCGATCAAGGGATACCAGGCACCACAGCCACAGTACCATCAGCAGGCTCCCGCGCATCAAAATTATCATTACTAG
- the LOC118511172 gene encoding larval cuticle protein A2B-like isoform X1 has protein sequence MYSKIILVLALVAAVSAQSYYGHQQQYHHEEEHHGPVHYEYHYDVHDDHTGDVHGQKEARKDDSTQGEYYLIDADGHKRTVTYHVEGKSGFIAEVHREPIKGYQAPQPQYHQQASAHQNYHY, from the exons ATGTACTCCAAG ATCATCCTTGTTCTTGCGCTTGTCGCCGCCGTCAGTGCCCAGTCTTACTACGGACATCAGCAACAGTACCACCATGAGGAAGAGCATCACGGACCAGTGCACTACGAGTATCACTACGATGTGCATGATGATCACACGGGTGACGTCCATGGACAGAAGGAGGCCCGCAAGGACGACTCTACCCAGGGCGAGTACTACCTGATCGATGCCGATGGCCACAAGCGCACCGTCACGTACCACGTTGAGGGTAAGAGCGGATTCATCGCTGAAGTGCACCGTGAGCCGATCAAGGGATACCAGGCGCCTCAGCCACAGTACCATCAGCAGGCTTCGGCTCATCAAAACTACCATTACTAG